From a single Desulfonatronovibrio hydrogenovorans DSM 9292 genomic region:
- a CDS encoding M20 family metallopeptidase, whose amino-acid sequence MGSGERIVEQVSFLKGEMLELLEELVLIQSGTMNKTGLDRMARTVFRALSGILPQVEIISMQECGNMVLAWNNEARTCKPILLVGHMDTVFPQDTDFNFFRQDREKIYGPGVMDMKGGLVVGFFALKALSRLGLLEDIPITFICNSEEEIGSPFSRVLIEEQARKSRAAFVLEGGGVDGQVAVGRKGKIGLDLKVTGRAGHAGVAGLDKPSAVLEAAHKTIALEALNHPPDVLVNVGLVQGGIGPNTIAREAVLGVDARFADQKNHDAILEEIRKIAGQTRVPGTRTEMRVISSRPAMPTSRNMERLYQLVEGAAQKVGVPIAREIRGGVSDANFIAATGTPVLDGLGPCGDLDHSDQEFIIKKTLPQRAALVAQSILEVMSEQV is encoded by the coding sequence ATGGGTTCAGGGGAAAGGATTGTTGAACAGGTCAGCTTCCTGAAAGGGGAGATGCTTGAACTGCTGGAAGAGCTGGTCCTGATCCAGAGCGGCACCATGAATAAAACTGGGCTGGACAGGATGGCCCGGACTGTTTTCCGGGCCCTGTCCGGGATACTTCCCCAGGTGGAGATTATTTCCATGCAGGAGTGCGGCAATATGGTCCTGGCCTGGAATAATGAAGCCCGCACCTGTAAGCCGATTCTCCTGGTTGGCCATATGGACACAGTTTTCCCCCAGGATACTGATTTTAATTTTTTCCGCCAGGACCGGGAAAAGATATATGGCCCGGGGGTCATGGATATGAAAGGCGGCCTGGTAGTGGGTTTTTTTGCTTTAAAAGCCCTGTCCAGGCTGGGGTTGCTGGAAGATATTCCAATAACCTTTATCTGCAATTCAGAGGAAGAAATCGGTTCTCCTTTTTCCAGGGTGCTTATTGAGGAGCAGGCCAGGAAAAGCAGGGCTGCATTTGTCCTTGAAGGAGGGGGAGTTGACGGGCAGGTGGCTGTTGGTCGCAAGGGAAAGATCGGTCTTGATCTCAAGGTTACTGGAAGGGCCGGACATGCTGGAGTGGCAGGTCTTGACAAGCCCAGCGCCGTGCTTGAGGCGGCCCATAAGACTATTGCCCTGGAAGCCCTGAACCACCCGCCGGATGTCCTGGTCAATGTCGGTCTGGTCCAGGGGGGCATCGGACCCAACACCATTGCCCGGGAGGCTGTCCTTGGAGTTGACGCCCGCTTTGCTGATCAGAAAAATCATGATGCCATTCTGGAGGAGATCCGGAAGATAGCCGGGCAGACAAGAGTTCCCGGGACCAGGACAGAGATGAGAGTCATTTCCAGCCGCCCGGCCATGCCGACCAGCAGGAACATGGAAAGGCTTTATCAGCTGGTTGAGGGGGCAGCCCAAAAGGTCGGGGTCCCCATTGCCAGGGAGATCAGAGGGGGAGTGTCTGACGCCAATTTTATTGCAGCCACGGGGACTCCGGTCCTGGACGGACTGGGTCCCTGTGGAGATCTGGACCACAGCGACCAGGAGTTCATCATAAAAAAAACCTTGCCCCAGCGGGCCGCCCTGGTGGCCCAGTCCATCCTGGAGGTCATGTCTGAGCAAGTCTGA
- a CDS encoding KamA family radical SAM protein, which produces MIDQFTNRLLDNLYLKTGSRGRLTEKETDKIRDLFDKSSAENLTGNIIELFRVLKQVKDSHGLTPADFDIARPDLEKLAVRHQDIDEHQVSVGGRLDQALSIVEQAGERVARYLEQKDLEAPSGIQLWDRIRENHSRIRQVLGMTEDDWNSFSGQLKFAIESLDMLGGILNLPASALEEVGRVTKNYRMRLTPYYAGLIIPGNLEDPVLLQAVPTGEMVDNTGVEIPPVAADHSPARLIDQFYPRVVTIKATNMCAMYCTHCLRIAHIGKKDRIYSNEAYDEALDYIRKDSRIRDVLITGGDSFMLPNTMLRKLLVELDSIDHVRMKRLGTRIPVTTPQRINSELLDILEESNDKKPVRVVTQINTAQEITPVSRDAFKQISKRVSAVMNQAVLLKGINDTRVKMWKLCETIHEAYVRPYYLFNCSYRNPQFAHLRVPVEKGRDIVESMYGNISGDAIPRYIATAGGKIPLHRSNVSGKKGNELTLTKPWSGEEVAYPDADPGEYSDKSFALGKHK; this is translated from the coding sequence ATGATTGACCAATTTACCAACAGGCTTCTGGACAATCTTTACTTAAAAACCGGTTCCAGGGGAAGGTTGACTGAAAAAGAGACAGATAAGATCAGGGACCTTTTTGATAAAAGCTCTGCAGAAAATTTGACCGGAAATATTATTGAGCTTTTCAGGGTGCTGAAACAGGTCAAGGATTCCCACGGCCTAACGCCTGCAGACTTTGACATTGCCCGGCCTGACCTGGAAAAACTGGCTGTCAGACACCAAGATATTGACGAGCACCAGGTAAGTGTAGGGGGCAGGCTGGATCAGGCCTTGTCCATTGTTGAGCAGGCTGGAGAAAGGGTGGCCAGATACCTGGAACAGAAAGACCTGGAAGCGCCCAGCGGTATTCAGCTCTGGGACAGAATCAGGGAGAATCATTCCAGAATCAGGCAGGTCCTGGGCATGACCGAGGATGACTGGAATTCATTTTCAGGCCAGTTGAAATTCGCCATTGAATCTCTGGACATGCTGGGAGGGATCTTGAATCTTCCGGCCAGTGCCCTGGAGGAGGTGGGCCGGGTGACCAAGAACTATCGGATGCGCCTTACTCCTTATTATGCCGGCCTGATCATTCCCGGGAACCTGGAAGATCCAGTTCTTCTTCAGGCAGTACCCACCGGGGAGATGGTGGACAACACAGGCGTGGAAATTCCGCCTGTGGCAGCAGATCATTCTCCGGCCCGGCTCATTGACCAGTTCTATCCCAGGGTGGTGACCATCAAGGCCACCAACATGTGCGCCATGTACTGCACCCATTGTCTGCGCATTGCCCATATCGGCAAAAAAGACCGTATTTATTCAAATGAGGCTTATGATGAGGCCCTGGATTACATAAGAAAGGATTCAAGGATTCGGGATGTGCTGATCACTGGCGGTGACTCTTTTATGCTGCCCAACACCATGCTCAGGAAGCTGCTGGTTGAGCTTGACTCCATAGACCACGTGCGCATGAAGCGGCTGGGCACCAGGATTCCGGTGACCACTCCCCAGAGGATCAATTCCGAGCTGCTGGATATTCTTGAGGAAAGTAATGATAAAAAACCGGTCAGGGTGGTCACTCAGATTAATACAGCCCAGGAAATTACTCCGGTCTCCAGGGACGCCTTCAAGCAGATATCCAAAAGAGTCAGCGCGGTTATGAACCAGGCTGTGCTGTTAAAGGGAATCAATGATACCAGGGTCAAGATGTGGAAGCTGTGTGAAACCATCCACGAGGCCTATGTGCGTCCTTATTACCTGTTCAACTGCAGTTACCGGAATCCCCAGTTCGCACATCTGCGGGTGCCTGTGGAAAAGGGCAGGGATATTGTGGAGAGCATGTATGGCAACATATCCGGGGATGCCATTCCAAGGTATATCGCTACAGCCGGTGGCAAGATTCCTCTGCATCGCTCCAATGTTTCCGGAAAAAAGGGAAATGAGCTGACACTGACAAAGCCATGGAGCGGAGAAGAGGTGGCCTATCCGGATGCTGATCCGGGTGAATATTCTGATAAGTCCTTTGCCTTGGGAAAGCATAAATAG